The following are from one region of the Qipengyuania flava genome:
- a CDS encoding DUF1285 domain-containing protein, protein MPYTPPPELAGMSLGQIAEAVAERKLPPVEQWSPENVGESHMRIAADGTWYHDGSPITRPAMVRAFAGLLNREEDGSYWLVVPYQKLSIEVEDACFIATDVSETEGDLAFRLNTDELVVAGPDNPIRAGGDADSPSLYLHVRRGCEARLNRSTYEQLAQIALERGEDWTVASGGETFSLLPA, encoded by the coding sequence GTGCCTTACACACCGCCCCCCGAACTCGCCGGAATGTCGCTCGGCCAGATCGCGGAGGCGGTGGCCGAGCGCAAATTGCCGCCGGTGGAGCAGTGGTCGCCCGAAAACGTGGGCGAAAGCCACATGCGGATTGCTGCCGATGGCACCTGGTATCACGACGGTTCGCCGATCACGCGCCCGGCCATGGTGCGCGCTTTTGCGGGCCTCCTCAACCGCGAGGAGGACGGCAGTTACTGGCTGGTCGTGCCCTACCAGAAGCTCTCCATCGAGGTGGAGGACGCCTGTTTCATCGCCACCGATGTGAGCGAGACCGAAGGCGACCTCGCCTTCCGCCTCAACACCGACGAGCTGGTAGTTGCGGGGCCCGACAATCCGATCCGCGCGGGGGGCGATGCGGACAGCCCCTCGCTCTACCTCCACGTACGCCGCGGCTGCGAAGCGCGCCTCAACCGCTCCACCTACGAACAGCTGGCGCAGATCGCGCTCGAACGCGGCGAGGACTGGACCGTTGCCAGCGGCGGCGAGACCTTCTCGCTCCTGCCCGCATGA
- a CDS encoding CCA tRNA nucleotidyltransferase, whose amino-acid sequence MTVHLPRADWTQRASLAKLVAALGADDIRWVGGCVRDTLLGLESNDIDAATRHAPARVIDLCKAAGIRTVPTGIDHGTVTAVFDDGNVEVTTLRRDVATDGRRATIAFSERWEDDASRRDFTINALYAHPDTLAVDDYFGGLADLEAKRVRFIGDAETRIREDHLRILRYFRFATRFGGGWDEEASAACKALAPTLKGLSRERVGGELQSLLALPDPSATIALMRELGVLQEVLPEGGAREVAQLARLVEAEGRARLAPDAMRRMAALLPAIAPVAETVAARLRLSRQQRERLMCVAQRSPDDADHARGLAYTVGTDCAVDRLLLIGADPAPVVGWEAPAFPLKGGEIVARGVAKGPEVARMLQRIEKRWIEEEFPPRSRVEELLEEELAAS is encoded by the coding sequence ATGACCGTGCATCTTCCCCGGGCCGATTGGACGCAGCGCGCGAGCCTTGCGAAACTGGTCGCAGCGCTGGGCGCAGATGACATCCGCTGGGTCGGCGGCTGCGTGCGCGACACGCTGCTCGGTCTTGAAAGCAACGATATCGACGCGGCGACGCGCCATGCACCCGCGCGCGTCATCGACCTGTGCAAGGCGGCCGGCATCCGCACCGTGCCGACCGGCATCGACCACGGCACCGTCACTGCGGTCTTCGACGACGGCAATGTCGAGGTCACCACCCTGCGCCGCGACGTCGCCACCGACGGCCGCCGCGCCACGATTGCGTTCAGCGAGCGCTGGGAAGACGACGCCTCGCGGCGCGATTTCACCATCAACGCGCTCTACGCCCATCCCGACACGCTGGCGGTTGACGACTACTTCGGCGGGCTTGCCGACCTCGAGGCCAAGCGCGTGCGCTTTATCGGCGATGCCGAAACCCGCATCCGCGAGGATCACTTGCGGATCCTGCGCTATTTTCGCTTCGCAACCCGTTTCGGCGGCGGATGGGACGAAGAGGCGAGCGCGGCCTGCAAGGCGCTGGCCCCCACGCTCAAAGGCCTCAGCCGCGAGAGGGTCGGCGGTGAGTTGCAGAGCTTGCTCGCCCTGCCCGACCCTTCTGCCACCATTGCCCTCATGCGCGAGCTTGGCGTGCTGCAGGAAGTCCTGCCCGAAGGCGGCGCGCGCGAAGTGGCGCAGCTCGCCCGACTGGTCGAGGCCGAGGGCAGGGCCCGCCTTGCCCCCGATGCCATGCGCCGTATGGCGGCGCTCCTCCCGGCCATCGCGCCGGTCGCCGAGACAGTGGCGGCCCGCCTGCGCCTGTCGCGCCAGCAGCGCGAACGGCTGATGTGCGTGGCCCAGCGAAGCCCCGATGACGCGGACCACGCGCGCGGGCTCGCCTATACGGTCGGCACCGACTGCGCGGTCGATCGCCTGCTGCTGATCGGCGCCGATCCCGCACCGGTTGTTGGCTGGGAGGCCCCGGCCTTCCCGCTCAAAGGTGGGGAGATCGTGGCGCGCGGCGTGGCCAAGGGTCCCGAAGTCGCGCGTATGTTGCAGCGCATCGAAAAACGCTGGATTGAGGAGGAATTTCCGCCCCGCTCGCGTGTGGAAGAGTTGCTCGAAGAGGAACTTGCCGCATCCTAA
- a CDS encoding CoA pyrophosphatase encodes MTAIFNRLTQLFEHGHARDVGELMSDSRFADLDRTADAAVLIAVTERPDPTVLLTQRPRTMRDHPGQVAFPGGKLDTGETATEAALREAWEELSIDPVHVSIIGTTDRYQTGTGFDITPVLATVPHDLPIRPDPREVESWFECPLDKLMDASQWSRNSVFWKGAMREYLEMDHEGYRIWGVTAAICWNLSRRIDWLETRA; translated from the coding sequence ATGACGGCGATCTTCAACCGTCTCACGCAGCTGTTCGAGCATGGCCACGCCCGCGATGTGGGTGAGCTGATGTCGGACAGTCGCTTTGCCGATCTCGACCGGACGGCCGACGCCGCCGTGCTGATCGCCGTGACCGAGCGGCCCGACCCCACGGTTCTGCTCACCCAGCGTCCGCGTACCATGCGCGACCACCCCGGCCAGGTGGCCTTTCCCGGCGGCAAGCTCGATACGGGCGAAACCGCGACCGAGGCCGCCCTGCGCGAAGCGTGGGAGGAGCTTTCCATCGACCCCGTACATGTCTCCATCATCGGGACGACCGACCGCTACCAGACCGGCACCGGCTTCGACATTACTCCCGTGCTCGCCACGGTTCCGCACGACCTGCCCATCCGGCCCGACCCGCGCGAAGTGGAAAGCTGGTTCGAATGCCCGCTCGACAAGCTGATGGATGCATCGCAATGGAGCCGCAATTCAGTGTTCTGGAAAGGGGCGATGCGCGAGTATCTGGAAATGGACCACGAGGGGTACCGCATCTGGGGCGTCACAGCCGCCATTTGCTGGAACCTGTCGCGCCGGATCGACTGGCTGGAGACACGGGCATGA
- a CDS encoding GNAT family N-acetyltransferase has product MATLVPLPAIDPALVEELLDAAFGEGRHARTAYRIREGAPCLEALSFAVLDEDDYLAGSIQLWPVALTDPQGRAHPMIMVGPVAVVPGRQGEGFGKALMAASLGAIDAGFEDGAAPLPQVMIGDPEYYGRWDFTAQFTGGWHCPGPYEKERLLVRSGNPAILPAEGMLGPWVG; this is encoded by the coding sequence ATGGCTACTCTCGTGCCCCTTCCCGCGATCGACCCCGCGCTGGTCGAAGAGCTGCTCGACGCCGCGTTTGGAGAAGGCCGCCACGCGCGCACCGCCTATCGCATTCGCGAGGGCGCGCCGTGCCTGGAGGCGTTGAGCTTCGCCGTTCTCGACGAGGATGACTATCTCGCCGGATCGATCCAGCTCTGGCCCGTCGCCCTTACCGATCCGCAGGGGCGCGCGCATCCGATGATCATGGTCGGCCCGGTTGCGGTTGTCCCCGGCCGCCAGGGCGAAGGCTTCGGCAAGGCGCTGATGGCGGCCAGCCTCGGCGCCATCGACGCAGGCTTCGAAGACGGCGCGGCTCCTTTGCCGCAGGTCATGATCGGCGACCCGGAGTATTACGGGCGCTGGGACTTCACGGCGCAGTTCACGGGCGGCTGGCATTGTCCCGGACCGTACGAAAAGGAGCGCCTGCTGGTGCGCAGCGGCAATCCCGCAATTCTCCCGGCCGAGGGTATGCTCGGCCCGTGGGTGGGATAG